Proteins encoded within one genomic window of Planctomycetota bacterium:
- a CDS encoding menaquinone biosynthesis protein, with protein MKSKVRIGAVNYLNTKPLIFGFRQLAPQAELVLDLPSRLADRLADGELDVALIPSIEFFQHPEYTIVSDACIGCRGPVLSVKLFCRVPAAQVHSVALDVGSRTSAALTQILLHERYGIRPEIEPLPLGATPADTNADAVLLIGDRAMRAGVQPSAEVWDLGDEWCRWAELPFVFAMWVARPGVDLTGVDEALAAARDAGVANLPEIARREAAPLGLSQPECLGYLRDNLYFYLGERERRGLELFYRLARDLKLAPAGVEIGCTG; from the coding sequence ATGAAGTCCAAAGTCCGCATCGGCGCTGTCAATTACCTGAACACCAAGCCGTTGATCTTCGGCTTCAGGCAGCTTGCGCCCCAGGCCGAGTTGGTGCTCGATTTACCCAGCCGGCTGGCCGATCGTTTGGCCGACGGCGAGCTCGACGTGGCGCTGATCCCGTCGATCGAGTTCTTCCAGCATCCTGAGTACACGATTGTTTCGGACGCTTGCATTGGCTGTCGCGGGCCGGTGCTGAGCGTCAAGTTGTTCTGCCGCGTGCCGGCCGCCCAGGTCCATAGCGTGGCGCTCGATGTCGGCTCGCGAACCAGCGCCGCGTTGACACAAATCCTGCTGCACGAGCGGTATGGTATTCGTCCCGAGATCGAGCCGTTGCCGCTCGGTGCGACGCCGGCCGACACCAATGCCGACGCGGTGCTGTTGATTGGCGATCGGGCCATGCGCGCCGGCGTGCAGCCTTCGGCCGAGGTTTGGGATCTGGGGGATGAATGGTGCCGCTGGGCGGAACTGCCGTTCGTGTTTGCCATGTGGGTGGCCCGGCCGGGCGTGGACCTGACAGGAGTTGACGAGGCCTTGGCCGCGGCGCGCGACGCCGGCGTGGCGAACTTGCCCGAGATCGCTCGGCGCGAGGCGGCGCCGCTCGGCCTGTCGCAGCCCGAGTGCCTGGGCTATCTGCGTGACAACTTGTACTTCTACCTGGGCGAGCGCGAGCGGCGCGGCCTGGAATTGTTCTATCGGTTGGCGCGCGATCTGAAGCTGGCGCCGGCGGGAGTCGAAATTGGTTGCACCGGTTGA
- the mqnC gene encoding dehypoxanthine futalosine cyclase — MVAPVDQILSAAVDGRRLTPDEGLELLKSHDLTALARAADAVTRRLHPEPYRTYNIDRNINYTNVCSAVCDFCAFYRPPKSEEGYVLERADLLKKIQETVDLGGDQILMQGGMNPALPIEWYEELLRDIKSHFPQVNIHGFSPPEIYALHKLSKLSVRTVLERLKAAGLGSLPGGGAEILVDRVRNELTRGKVMSDDWLNVCRTWHEIGGIGSATMMFGHVETLAERIEHLERIRQLQDETRGFSAFICWTFQPENTPLAHLPKVGSFEYLKTQAVARLYLDNVPNIQSSWVTQGLKIGQLALLFGANDMGSLMIEENVVASAGTVHYLTLEQIRDAIREIGFIPRQRNVFYQLIDQPPEMAVAAAC; from the coding sequence TTGGTTGCACCGGTTGATCAGATCCTGAGCGCCGCGGTCGATGGCCGCCGACTTACGCCCGATGAAGGTCTCGAACTGCTCAAGTCGCACGACTTGACCGCGCTGGCGCGCGCGGCCGACGCGGTGACGCGCCGGCTCCATCCCGAGCCGTACCGGACGTATAACATCGACCGGAATATCAACTACACGAACGTCTGCTCGGCGGTCTGTGATTTCTGCGCGTTCTATCGGCCGCCGAAGTCGGAAGAAGGCTACGTGCTCGAGCGGGCCGACCTGCTGAAGAAGATTCAAGAGACGGTCGACCTCGGCGGCGATCAAATCCTGATGCAAGGGGGCATGAACCCGGCCCTGCCGATCGAGTGGTACGAAGAACTGCTGCGCGACATTAAGAGCCACTTCCCCCAGGTCAACATCCACGGCTTTTCGCCACCCGAGATTTACGCGCTGCACAAGCTGTCGAAGCTCTCGGTGCGCACGGTTCTCGAACGCTTAAAGGCGGCGGGCTTGGGCAGCTTGCCCGGCGGCGGCGCTGAAATCCTGGTCGATCGTGTCCGCAATGAGCTGACCCGCGGCAAGGTGATGAGCGACGACTGGTTGAATGTCTGCCGCACCTGGCACGAAATAGGGGGCATCGGCTCGGCGACAATGATGTTCGGCCATGTCGAAACCCTGGCTGAGCGCATCGAGCATTTGGAGCGCATCCGCCAGTTGCAGGACGAGACGCGCGGCTTTTCCGCGTTTATCTGCTGGACCTTCCAACCCGAGAACACGCCGCTGGCCCATCTGCCCAAAGTCGGCTCGTTCGAGTACTTGAAGACGCAGGCCGTCGCGCGATTGTACCTGGACAATGTGCCGAACATTCAGTCAAGCTGGGTCACGCAGGGGTTGAAGATCGGCCAGTTGGCACTGCTGTTCGGGGCCAACGACATGGGCAGCCTGATGATCGAGGAAAACGTGGTGGCTTCGGCCGGCACGGTCCATTACCTGACGCTCGAGCAAATCCGCGACGCGATCCGCGAAATCGGTTTTATCCCCCGCCAGCGCAACGTCTTTTATCAACTCATCGACCAGCCCCCCGAGATG